One window of Mesorhizobium loti R88b genomic DNA carries:
- a CDS encoding ABC transporter ATP-binding protein codes for MAEVVLENICKTYGNNFHAIDQLNLSVEDGEFLILVGPSGCGKSTALRMIAGLEDITSGSLRIGGVDVVDMPPKDRDIAMVFQSYALYPHMTVFENIAFSMRLAGKPKAERKKRVDEIAKTLQLTSLLDSKPANLSGGQRQRVAMGRAMVREPAAFLMDEPLSNLDAKLRVQMRAEITRLQKQLGVTTIYVTHDQTEAMTMGDRVAVLKGGVLQQVDTPKRLYESPVNAFVAGFIGSPSMNLFEATMTGGELMSGAFAIRLQDAAFVRRPGLRSYAGRKIVFGIRPEDLYDSSLESGRKYQTIPAKVTSIEELGSEHIVHLNIDGVRVDSGDPDAVQDFGLTSNAVARFEPDSTVRSGSEIRLALDDTKLHFFDPETHLAI; via the coding sequence ATGGCAGAAGTCGTTCTTGAGAATATCTGCAAGACATACGGGAACAATTTTCACGCAATCGACCAATTGAACCTGTCGGTCGAGGACGGCGAGTTTTTGATTCTCGTCGGGCCGTCCGGCTGTGGCAAATCCACCGCGTTGCGGATGATCGCGGGATTGGAGGACATCACCAGCGGCAGCCTTCGGATCGGCGGTGTCGACGTCGTCGATATGCCGCCCAAGGACCGCGACATCGCCATGGTCTTCCAGAGCTACGCGCTGTACCCGCATATGACGGTGTTCGAAAACATCGCCTTTTCGATGCGGCTGGCAGGCAAGCCGAAGGCCGAGCGCAAGAAACGCGTCGACGAGATCGCCAAGACCCTTCAACTGACGTCTTTGCTGGACAGCAAACCCGCGAACCTTTCCGGCGGACAGCGTCAAAGGGTTGCCATGGGCCGCGCCATGGTGCGCGAGCCGGCAGCCTTTCTCATGGACGAACCCCTTTCCAATCTGGACGCGAAACTGCGCGTGCAAATGCGCGCCGAAATCACCCGCCTGCAAAAGCAGCTCGGCGTGACGACCATATACGTGACCCACGATCAGACCGAAGCGATGACGATGGGGGACAGAGTCGCCGTGCTGAAGGGCGGCGTGCTGCAGCAGGTCGACACGCCCAAGAGGCTCTACGAATCGCCGGTGAACGCCTTTGTTGCTGGCTTTATCGGTTCTCCCTCGATGAACCTTTTCGAGGCGACAATGACGGGCGGCGAACTGATGTCCGGCGCCTTTGCCATCCGGCTGCAGGATGCAGCCTTCGTGCGCAGGCCGGGTTTGAGGTCGTATGCAGGGCGCAAAATCGTGTTCGGGATCCGACCGGAGGATCTCTATGACAGCAGCCTCGAATCCGGCCGCAAGTATCAGACGATACCGGCAAAGGTGACCTCGATCGAAGAACTCGGATCGGAACATATCGTCCATCTGAACATCGATGGGGTCCGGGTGGACTCCGGCGACCCCGACGCAGTGCAGGATTTCGGCCTGACGTCGAATGCGGTGGCGAGATTCGAACCGGACAGCACAGTTCGCTCCGGTTCGGAAATCCGGTTGGCCCTGGATGATACCAAGCTCCATTTCTTCGATCCCGAGACACATCTGGCGATCTGA
- a CDS encoding PfkB family carbohydrate kinase, giving the protein MPTVPSILGFGAIAIDDIVYVDQPLSAGKGKVLQSARAFGGNVATALAAVARLGGSAGFVGWLGSAADDDVLCDLVASGVETAFAPRHPHARPVRSRITVGSDGERFIAYDDEAMLGTAPDFPDEVLSRAAVLIVDSYGIGSLDVVARARDLGLAILGDVEWSSGPATERLVALCDHLILPLGFARTATGCRSPAEILDALWLPSRSAVVLTDGGRGVFYRGRDETGLWHLPPHRVVVVDSTGAGDCFHGAYAYALTRGADTAGRAAFAAAAAALSITGRGGREALPTHDQVTELLASANAPSAIELRYAQLDTGT; this is encoded by the coding sequence ATGCCCACCGTCCCTTCAATCCTCGGCTTCGGAGCTATTGCGATCGACGACATCGTCTATGTCGATCAGCCCTTGTCGGCCGGTAAGGGGAAGGTTCTGCAAAGTGCCCGAGCTTTCGGGGGAAATGTCGCGACGGCGCTTGCCGCCGTCGCGCGGCTCGGCGGAAGCGCCGGGTTCGTCGGATGGCTGGGCAGCGCCGCCGACGACGACGTGTTGTGCGATCTCGTTGCGAGCGGCGTTGAAACCGCGTTCGCGCCGCGCCACCCGCACGCGCGCCCGGTGCGCTCGCGGATCACCGTCGGTTCGGATGGGGAACGGTTCATCGCGTATGACGACGAAGCGATGCTGGGCACCGCGCCGGACTTTCCGGACGAGGTCCTCAGCCGTGCGGCCGTCCTGATCGTCGATAGTTACGGGATTGGGTCGCTGGATGTCGTGGCGCGGGCTCGCGATCTCGGCCTTGCGATCCTTGGCGATGTCGAATGGAGCAGCGGCCCAGCCACGGAGCGGCTGGTCGCGCTCTGCGACCATCTCATTCTTCCGCTCGGCTTTGCGCGGACTGCCACGGGTTGCCGATCGCCCGCCGAAATACTCGATGCATTGTGGTTGCCGTCGCGGTCCGCCGTGGTTCTGACGGATGGCGGCAGGGGCGTCTTCTATCGTGGACGCGACGAGACAGGGCTCTGGCACCTGCCTCCGCACCGGGTTGTCGTCGTCGACTCGACCGGCGCCGGGGACTGCTTTCATGGCGCCTATGCCTATGCATTGACACGCGGTGCCGACACCGCGGGCCGGGCGGCATTCGCTGCCGCGGCGGCGGCGCTTTCGATAACGGGGCGGGGCGGGCGCGAGGCGCTTCCGACCCACGACCAGGTCACGGAACTCCTGGCGTCGGCGAACGCGCCGTCGGCAATCGAACTCAGATATGCGCAACTCGATACCGGAACATAG
- a CDS encoding class I fructose-bisphosphate aldolase: protein MSLGTKVRLARLFSHPSGNLFGGAVDHFVGYGDVRKGGLADLPGALARVMVGKPDYVSIQPGTARHLWPQYAGKAALVIQAGCFTPDDRISELIATPEDAVRAGADALAVAIPVRGATEGKYIRWLTDSVNAAARYGMPVVAHIYPRDFTDGAKIVFTPDEIAYAARIGYESGVDVIKIGYTGDFESFRETVRTCPVPVVIAGGPKTDTLLGALQQTADAIRAGARGAVVGRNLWGHGDPEKAAIAFRGVIHDGLSAQDALARAGA from the coding sequence ATGAGCCTCGGAACCAAGGTGCGCTTGGCGCGCCTCTTCTCACATCCATCGGGAAATCTTTTTGGCGGCGCCGTCGACCACTTTGTCGGCTATGGCGACGTGCGCAAAGGCGGTCTTGCCGACCTGCCCGGCGCGCTTGCACGCGTCATGGTGGGCAAACCCGACTACGTCAGCATCCAGCCTGGCACCGCTCGCCATCTGTGGCCGCAATATGCGGGCAAGGCTGCCCTGGTGATCCAGGCCGGCTGCTTCACCCCGGACGATCGCATCAGTGAACTGATTGCAACGCCCGAGGATGCGGTGCGCGCTGGCGCCGATGCGTTGGCCGTGGCCATTCCAGTGCGCGGCGCGACCGAGGGCAAATACATACGCTGGCTGACCGATTCGGTGAATGCTGCAGCCCGTTACGGCATGCCGGTGGTGGCGCATATCTACCCTCGCGATTTTACCGACGGAGCAAAAATCGTCTTCACCCCCGATGAGATCGCCTATGCGGCACGCATCGGCTACGAGTCCGGCGTCGACGTGATCAAGATCGGTTACACAGGCGATTTCGAGTCGTTCCGGGAGACCGTTCGGACCTGCCCGGTGCCGGTCGTGATCGCCGGTGGTCCGAAGACCGACACGCTGCTCGGCGCCCTTCAGCAGACGGCGGACGCCATCCGTGCCGGCGCGCGCGGTGCCGTGGTGGGCCGCAATCTCTGGGGGCATGGCGATCCGGAAAAGGCGGCGATTGCCTTTCGGGGCGTCATCCATGACGGCCTTTCGGCACAAGACGCCCTGGCGAGAGCGGGTGCCTGA
- a CDS encoding DeoR/GlpR family DNA-binding transcription regulator, with the protein MLSEQRRQSILGEVQRSGQVRIKELSDDFGVSEVTVRSDLEILDRKGLLTKTRGGAVTRTTDSTTAAFARRMQTNLDAKKRIAQAAVELFEDNQSVIFDGGSTLMQVAMLLPPLSNVVVAATAMNIVQHLMHRPGLDVHMIGGRVYPDTVSTLITDADTALGGLVAHQVFVGAHAIDSSLDVVDVNEDMARTKRNLVRMARRVVLLADSSKWGVSGTSKAFSLSSVDVVITDDGLSDPIRSQLDRTGAKVIYA; encoded by the coding sequence ATGTTGTCAGAGCAGAGACGCCAATCGATCCTGGGTGAAGTGCAACGCAGCGGACAGGTTCGCATCAAGGAGCTGTCAGACGATTTTGGCGTGTCGGAAGTCACGGTGCGCTCCGACCTCGAGATACTCGACCGCAAGGGACTGCTGACCAAGACCCGTGGAGGGGCGGTGACCCGGACCACGGATTCGACCACGGCCGCGTTTGCCCGGCGGATGCAAACGAACCTCGATGCAAAGAAACGCATCGCCCAGGCAGCGGTAGAACTGTTCGAGGACAACCAATCGGTCATCTTCGACGGCGGCTCGACATTGATGCAGGTTGCCATGCTGTTACCGCCGCTCAGCAATGTCGTGGTCGCGGCCACGGCGATGAATATCGTGCAGCATCTGATGCATCGGCCCGGGCTCGACGTTCACATGATCGGTGGCCGGGTCTATCCAGACACGGTGAGCACGCTGATCACCGATGCCGACACGGCTCTCGGCGGCTTGGTGGCGCATCAGGTCTTTGTTGGAGCTCATGCGATTGACTCGTCACTGGATGTGGTCGACGTGAACGAAGACATGGCGCGAACGAAACGAAACCTCGTGCGCATGGCCCGGCGCGTTGTCCTCCTTGCGGATTCGAGCAAATGGGGCGTCAGCGGAACTTCCAAGGCATTTTCACTGTCGAGCGTCGATGTTGTGATCACCGACGATGGCCTGTCCGACCCGATACGCAGCCAGCTTGATAGGACCGGGGCCAAGGTCATTTATGCCTGA
- a CDS encoding Gfo/Idh/MocA family protein, protein MQGKSEAKLGIGVIGCGNISMTYLRNAALFGGIELRACADISSEMAALRAKEYGIRALGVDALLADPEIDLVLNLTIPAAHFDISFSALSAGKHVFTEKPLATSASDGRRLVAEAAKRGLLLGSAPDTFLGAAGRRARRLMDDGAIGRPVTGTAFMMGRGMEHWHPNPQFYYQPGGGPVFDMGPYYLTMLVNLLGPVARVMAMATKGQEERLITAEGPFKNTTFKVGTPTNVLSLLEFRSGATVTFGASWDVFKHSNHPIELHGTEGSLRLPDPDTFGGTVSLSERGAGWKDFASEGELYGARNWPYAAPDRANYRMLGVADLVRSLKTGAAPRASGNLALHVLEIMEAILRSGETKSSVAITGDVVQPALLTEDEASSLLA, encoded by the coding sequence ATGCAGGGAAAATCAGAGGCGAAGCTCGGAATCGGCGTCATCGGATGCGGCAACATCTCAATGACCTACCTGCGCAATGCCGCGCTTTTCGGTGGAATTGAGCTGCGCGCCTGCGCCGATATTTCGTCCGAGATGGCGGCGCTTCGGGCAAAGGAATATGGCATCCGGGCGCTCGGCGTGGATGCGCTGCTCGCCGACCCCGAGATCGATCTCGTGCTCAACCTCACCATTCCAGCAGCGCATTTCGACATTTCGTTTTCTGCGCTTTCGGCGGGAAAACACGTCTTCACCGAGAAGCCGCTGGCCACATCAGCCAGCGACGGGCGTCGCCTGGTAGCCGAGGCGGCAAAGCGCGGCCTGCTGCTCGGCTCGGCGCCTGATACGTTCCTCGGTGCCGCCGGCCGCCGGGCGCGCCGCCTGATGGACGATGGCGCCATCGGCCGCCCGGTCACCGGCACCGCCTTCATGATGGGGCGCGGCATGGAGCACTGGCACCCAAACCCGCAATTCTACTACCAGCCGGGCGGCGGCCCGGTGTTCGACATGGGTCCCTACTATCTGACCATGCTGGTCAATCTGCTCGGCCCTGTCGCGCGCGTCATGGCAATGGCGACCAAGGGCCAGGAAGAACGCCTGATCACTGCCGAGGGGCCGTTCAAGAACACCACCTTCAAGGTCGGAACGCCGACCAACGTGCTATCGCTGCTCGAATTCCGCTCCGGCGCCACCGTCACCTTCGGCGCCTCGTGGGACGTCTTCAAGCATTCCAACCACCCGATCGAATTGCACGGCACGGAAGGCTCGCTGCGTCTGCCAGATCCCGACACGTTCGGCGGCACCGTCTCGCTGTCCGAACGCGGCGCCGGCTGGAAGGATTTCGCCAGCGAAGGCGAGCTCTATGGTGCCCGCAACTGGCCCTATGCCGCGCCCGATCGCGCCAATTATCGCATGCTCGGCGTCGCCGATCTGGTGCGCTCGCTGAAGACTGGTGCAGCACCTCGCGCGTCCGGCAATCTGGCGCTGCATGTGCTGGAGATCATGGAAGCGATCCTGCGTTCGGGCGAAACGAAGAGCTCGGTCGCAATTACGGGAGATGTCGTCCAGCCGGCGCTGCTGACCGAGGACGAAGCCAGCAGCCTGCTCGCCTAG
- a CDS encoding alpha/beta hydrolase, which produces MTLDRDALRVLEVGRAAGGVPFENGSVAAARAAYIASFPTQQGEREPVAETSQQEIDGPNGPVTIRIHRGIGAPRSGARAVLYLHGGGWVIGNLSSHDEICRWLANLGNAVVVCPDYRLAPEYKFPTGFEDCAAALRFMAENAGELDIDPARIAVAGDSAGGNLAAVLALLSRDGLAPPLAAQILIYPNTDARQTADSYLRFADGFGLTATTMAWFRNHYVRTPDDITDWRVSPLLASTLAGAAPAFVTIAGHDILADEGTAYAERLRAEGVPLVLRHWPGQIHGFVSMGRHIPAARQVVSEAAAWLKQQTPAQAD; this is translated from the coding sequence ATGACGCTCGATCGGGATGCGCTGCGCGTTCTCGAAGTCGGCCGGGCGGCCGGGGGCGTGCCGTTCGAGAACGGCAGCGTGGCGGCGGCACGGGCCGCCTACATCGCCTCGTTCCCGACACAGCAGGGCGAGCGCGAGCCGGTGGCAGAGACCTCGCAACAAGAGATCGACGGACCGAACGGCCCGGTCACGATCCGCATCCATCGCGGCATCGGCGCGCCGCGGAGCGGAGCGCGCGCCGTGCTCTATCTGCATGGCGGCGGCTGGGTCATCGGCAATCTCTCCTCGCATGACGAGATCTGCCGCTGGTTGGCCAATCTGGGCAATGCCGTTGTGGTCTGCCCCGATTATCGGCTGGCGCCGGAGTACAAGTTTCCGACAGGGTTCGAGGATTGCGCCGCGGCGCTCCGCTTCATGGCGGAAAATGCCGGCGAGCTCGACATCGACCCGGCCCGTATTGCCGTCGCAGGCGACAGCGCCGGTGGCAACCTGGCTGCCGTCCTGGCATTACTCTCCCGCGACGGGCTAGCGCCGCCGCTTGCCGCCCAGATCCTGATCTATCCCAACACAGATGCCCGCCAGACGGCGGACAGCTACCTGCGTTTCGCCGATGGCTTCGGGCTCACCGCCACCACCATGGCCTGGTTCCGCAACCATTATGTGCGAACGCCGGACGACATCACGGATTGGAGGGTATCGCCACTGCTGGCATCAACGCTTGCCGGTGCTGCACCTGCGTTTGTCACGATCGCCGGCCACGACATCCTTGCCGATGAAGGCACGGCCTATGCTGAGCGCCTACGGGCCGAAGGCGTGCCGCTGGTGCTGCGGCACTGGCCGGGCCAGATCCACGGCTTCGTCTCGATGGGCCGTCACATACCGGCCGCGCGGCAAGTGGTGAGCGAAGCGGCGGCCTGGCTCAAACAGCAGACGCCCGCTCAGGCCGACTGA
- a CDS encoding LacI family DNA-binding transcriptional regulator, with translation MAEKTHRTMDDFARASGVSRPTLSKYFDDPASVKPATRARIEAALRSSDYQPNVFARNLNRKRTRNVGIVVPALTDPFYAEMVSRIELRCRDEGFWPIVISSHGSPKLEAESVRTLMSLKVAGAIVAPLGSVSEPGVFERMSEEIPIVYFDTYIEGDTPFVGNDNHQSTSTIVDYLCRSGEPPVYVDIPHVNHNSGERLQSYIETMRAAGLEPVVLEAAGGYNWDFERIGHEWMERALEKGGLPARTLLCANDRLAFGVMAAAFSRGLKIGRRADCDFRVAAHDDHPLSRYTCPALTTMAQDFAAMAGRSVEMLLALLDETDPPGQGLARNVKLGATLVMRQSA, from the coding sequence ATGGCGGAGAAAACCCACCGCACGATGGATGATTTCGCCAGGGCGTCCGGCGTGTCACGTCCGACCCTGTCGAAGTATTTCGACGATCCGGCCAGCGTGAAGCCGGCGACGCGGGCGCGCATCGAGGCGGCACTGCGATCCTCGGACTATCAGCCCAACGTTTTCGCGCGTAATCTCAACCGCAAGCGCACCCGCAATGTCGGCATCGTCGTGCCGGCGCTCACCGATCCGTTCTATGCCGAAATGGTCAGCCGTATCGAACTGCGCTGCCGCGACGAGGGATTCTGGCCGATCGTCATCTCCTCGCACGGTTCGCCGAAGCTGGAGGCGGAATCGGTCAGGACGCTGATGTCGCTGAAAGTCGCTGGCGCCATCGTCGCTCCGCTGGGATCGGTCTCCGAACCCGGCGTCTTCGAGCGTATGAGCGAAGAGATTCCGATCGTCTATTTCGACACCTACATCGAAGGCGACACGCCTTTCGTCGGCAACGACAACCACCAGAGCACATCCACCATCGTCGACTATCTCTGCCGTTCGGGCGAGCCGCCGGTCTATGTCGACATTCCGCACGTCAACCACAATTCGGGCGAACGCTTGCAGAGCTATATCGAGACGATGCGAGCCGCCGGCCTGGAACCTGTCGTTCTCGAAGCGGCGGGCGGCTACAACTGGGATTTTGAGCGCATCGGCCATGAATGGATGGAGAGGGCGCTGGAAAAAGGCGGCCTTCCGGCCCGCACATTGCTGTGCGCCAATGACCGTCTCGCCTTCGGCGTCATGGCGGCGGCTTTTTCGCGCGGGCTGAAGATCGGCCGCCGAGCCGATTGCGACTTCCGTGTCGCCGCCCATGACGATCATCCGCTGAGCCGCTACACCTGCCCGGCGCTGACCACCATGGCGCAGGATTTCGCCGCCATGGCCGGCCGCAGCGTCGAGATGTTGCTGGCCTTGCTTGATGAGACCGACCCGCCCGGCCAGGGTCTGGCGCGCAACGTCAAGCTCGGCGCCACGCTGGTGATGCGTCAGTCGGCCTGA
- the pobA gene encoding 4-hydroxybenzoate 3-monooxygenase — translation MRTQVAIIGSGPSGLLLGQLLAGIGVETVILERSSREHVLGRVRAGVLEQGTVELLEAAGAAARLHAEGLPHSGISLAFDGRLHRIDLAALTGGKHVTVYGQTEVTHDLMDKREAASLVTVYEASEVALHDFDGGAPFVTYARDGVSHRIDCDFIAGCDGYHGVSRKSAPERALRTFERQYPFGWLGVLAEVPPADHELVYANHERGFALCSMRSTHRSRYYVQCAHDDRVEAWSDDRFWDELRRRLPDQTAASVTTGPSFEKSIAPLRSFVAEPMRFGRLFLVGDAAHIVPPTGAKGLNLAASDVRYLFAGLRDFYAEKSHAGIHAYSAKALARVWKAVRFSWWMTTMLHRFPDTGDFGQRIQEAELDYLVQSRAASTALAENYVGLPY, via the coding sequence ATGCGCACGCAGGTCGCCATTATCGGGTCCGGACCCTCCGGCCTGCTGCTTGGGCAGCTTCTGGCCGGCATCGGCGTCGAGACCGTCATTCTGGAACGCTCCAGCCGCGAGCATGTGCTTGGCCGCGTGCGGGCAGGGGTGCTCGAACAAGGAACCGTTGAGTTGCTGGAGGCGGCTGGTGCTGCCGCAAGGCTGCATGCCGAAGGCTTGCCGCATTCCGGCATTTCGCTCGCTTTCGACGGGCGCCTGCACCGCATCGATCTCGCGGCACTCACCGGCGGCAAGCATGTCACCGTCTACGGCCAGACCGAGGTGACGCATGATTTGATGGACAAGCGCGAGGCGGCCAGCCTCGTCACCGTCTACGAGGCGTCTGAAGTCGCGTTGCATGATTTCGACGGCGGGGCGCCTTTCGTCACCTATGCAAGGGACGGCGTCAGCCATCGCATCGATTGTGACTTCATTGCCGGTTGTGACGGCTATCATGGCGTCAGCCGCAAATCGGCGCCGGAGCGCGCGCTGAGAACCTTCGAGCGGCAGTATCCGTTCGGCTGGCTCGGCGTGCTGGCCGAAGTGCCGCCGGCAGATCACGAACTCGTCTATGCCAATCACGAGAGGGGCTTTGCGCTGTGTTCTATGCGCTCGACGCATCGCAGCCGCTACTATGTGCAATGCGCGCACGACGATCGCGTCGAGGCGTGGTCTGACGACCGCTTCTGGGACGAGTTGCGCCGCCGCTTGCCCGACCAGACTGCGGCAAGCGTCACCACCGGGCCGTCCTTTGAGAAGTCGATCGCACCCCTGCGCTCCTTCGTCGCCGAGCCGATGCGCTTCGGCCGGCTGTTCCTGGTCGGCGATGCCGCCCACATCGTGCCGCCGACCGGCGCCAAGGGCCTCAACCTCGCCGCCAGCGATGTGCGCTATCTCTTTGCCGGTTTGCGCGATTTCTATGCCGAGAAATCACACGCTGGCATCCACGCCTATTCCGCCAAGGCACTTGCGCGGGTCTGGAAAGCGGTGCGCTTTTCCTGGTGGATGACGACGATGCTGCACCGTTTTCCCGACACCGGCGATTTTGGCCAGCGCATCCAGGAAGCCGAACTCGACTATCTCGTTCAGTCGCGCGCCGCATCGACCGCGCTCGCCGAGAACTATGTTGGGTTGCCTTACTGA
- a CDS encoding 3-carboxy-cis,cis-muconate cycloisomerase produces the protein MTVSPFDHPLLSALLGDEEASRHFSVDAEIEAMLGFEHALAEAEAENGIITRDASTAIVTALASFRPDTALLRAGVAKDGVVVPELVRQIRAAVSEPHSGRVHFGATSQDVIDTGLVLRLKSVVEHLSLLLTETIIRLASLEERFGSRALTGMTRMQPAIPIQVADRVNAWRAPLQRHHERLSDQSRRLLIVQFGGAAGTLEKLGDKGPAVRAALAEKLGLADSPQWQSQRDALAEFAAWLSLVTGSLGKFGQDIALMAIAGTDIELSGGGGSSAMPHKQNPVKAEALVALARFNATQLSGMHQALVHEHERSGAAWTLEWLLLPQMVVATAASLRLAAELAAQIESLGH, from the coding sequence ATGACCGTATCGCCCTTCGACCATCCATTGCTTTCCGCCCTCCTTGGTGACGAGGAAGCGAGCCGTCATTTTTCCGTCGATGCGGAAATCGAGGCGATGCTGGGCTTCGAACACGCGTTGGCCGAAGCGGAGGCGGAAAACGGGATCATCACAAGGGATGCGTCGACAGCGATCGTGACGGCACTGGCCTCGTTCCGGCCGGACACCGCCTTGCTCAGGGCCGGCGTCGCCAAGGACGGCGTCGTGGTTCCGGAACTGGTGCGCCAGATCAGGGCGGCGGTCAGCGAACCGCATAGCGGCAGGGTGCATTTCGGTGCGACTAGCCAGGACGTCATCGACACGGGCCTTGTGCTTCGGCTGAAATCTGTCGTCGAGCATCTCAGCCTGCTCCTGACCGAGACCATCATACGGCTCGCCTCTTTGGAGGAGCGCTTCGGGAGTAGGGCGCTGACCGGCATGACGCGCATGCAGCCAGCGATCCCTATCCAAGTGGCGGATCGTGTGAACGCCTGGCGCGCACCACTGCAGCGGCATCATGAGAGGCTGTCGGATCAGTCGAGACGCCTGCTTATAGTGCAGTTTGGTGGCGCTGCTGGCACGCTGGAAAAGCTTGGCGACAAGGGACCAGCGGTGCGTGCGGCGCTTGCCGAAAAACTCGGCCTCGCCGACTCTCCGCAATGGCAGAGCCAGCGTGATGCACTGGCCGAGTTCGCAGCCTGGCTGTCATTGGTAACTGGCAGCCTTGGCAAGTTCGGCCAGGACATTGCGCTGATGGCGATAGCCGGGACGGACATCGAATTATCCGGCGGCGGTGGTTCGTCGGCTATGCCGCACAAGCAGAACCCGGTGAAGGCCGAGGCGCTGGTGGCGCTTGCCCGCTTCAACGCCACGCAACTTTCCGGCATGCACCAGGCGCTGGTGCATGAGCATGAGCGCTCGGGCGCTGCCTGGACGCTGGAATGGCTGCTGCTGCCGCAAATGGTTGTCGCCACCGCCGCGTCGCTGCGGCTCGCCGCCGAACTGGCCGCACAGATCGAAAGTCTCGGCCACTGA
- the pcaG gene encoding protocatechuate 3,4-dioxygenase subunit alpha, translating to MAQSLDRLKESPSQTAGPYVHIGLTPNFCGISGVYATDLGTTMVNDKTKGERIGLCIRVLDGTGSPLRDALIEIWQADADGLYNSPAELRGAADPNFLGWGRCPTDMDTGLCTFETIKPGRVPFSDGRLMAPHITLWIVARGINLGLHTRLYFSDEEKANAGDPILARIEHRIRVPTLIAERQGDTYVFDVHLQGEKETVFFDS from the coding sequence ATGGCCCAGTCGCTTGACCGGTTGAAGGAGAGCCCTTCGCAGACCGCGGGACCTTATGTCCATATCGGGCTGACGCCGAATTTCTGCGGCATTAGCGGCGTCTATGCGACCGATCTCGGCACGACCATGGTCAACGACAAGACGAAAGGCGAGCGCATCGGCCTGTGCATCCGGGTACTCGACGGCACCGGCTCGCCGCTCAGGGACGCGCTGATCGAGATCTGGCAGGCGGATGCGGACGGCCTCTACAATTCACCGGCGGAGTTGCGTGGTGCGGCCGATCCGAACTTTCTCGGCTGGGGCCGCTGCCCGACCGACATGGACACCGGCCTGTGCACGTTCGAGACCATCAAGCCGGGTCGTGTGCCGTTCAGCGATGGTCGCCTGATGGCGCCGCACATCACACTCTGGATCGTCGCGCGCGGCATCAATCTCGGCCTGCACACGCGGCTCTATTTTTCCGACGAGGAAAAGGCGAATGCCGGGGATCCGATCCTGGCGCGCATCGAGCACCGCATCCGCGTGCCGACGCTGATCGCCGAGCGCCAGGGCGACACCTACGTCTTCGACGTCCATCTCCAGGGGGAGAAGGAAACGGTCTTCTTCGACAGCTGA